In a single window of the Desulfovibrio sp. Huiquan2017 genome:
- a CDS encoding methyl-accepting chemotaxis protein, translating to MKMKSVNTAIALLIAVSMAVSILAAVFWVGRDTRQTVFNEGKEAMNNMVAQTMAALDNYISQTDEMVRMLGSQQAVADALAGRDALPASWMFKDLLGASDGYWAAFAFDRNGKVVAGYNAKGQNLAGADRSSREYAKVVLSGKADHYLSNDILISKSGGGILIFAAASVVRDHTGEIIGGVGLFPKWENFTSKFIDPFRVAGSGYAYMLDHKGRIIAHAANKDLYLNDLSDQDFAKIALASEKGETTYTWEGRAKYMVFDTAPMTGWKVVMSAYEDDLAAAAHNQRDKLAAGGVVLGILLVSVLIFAVRKTITNPVKNILDFASEVAGGNLQARLEGRYKFEFKSLAAQIDTMVRELKIKLGFSEGVLGGIPLPCALLGSDHKLLWVNRQMCDLLQRPEPPESYAGRKPGDFFYGEPDRKTLSDRAVEQQQRQDEEVQYTREDGSAINVQVTSTPFYDMDGQMLGSLTIWFDVTEIRGQQKVIEAQNERISVAAGQAREISLALSSAAEELSAQMEEGKRGSEEQRARAGETASAMEQMNASVLDVARNASQASEDVDQARNQAQRGEEMVNQVIAAVGEVQKQTEELKRSMEGLGTEAEDIGNVLGVITDIADQTNLLALNAAIEAARAGDAGRGFAVVADEVRKLAEKTMAATGEVGEAIRRIQDMTGRNVGATEQAAQSVERSTELARESGKALLEIVGRVETASDQVRIIATAAEEQSATSDEINRATDEINNISMETYRVMQEASTAIQEVASMATRLSGVIEDMADGE from the coding sequence ATGAAGATGAAAAGCGTGAATACCGCCATTGCTCTGTTGATCGCCGTAAGCATGGCCGTTTCAATTCTGGCCGCCGTGTTTTGGGTTGGCCGCGATACCCGGCAGACCGTATTCAACGAGGGCAAGGAGGCCATGAACAACATGGTCGCCCAGACCATGGCCGCCCTGGACAATTATATTTCCCAGACCGACGAGATGGTCCGCATGCTTGGCTCCCAGCAGGCCGTGGCCGACGCCCTGGCGGGGCGGGACGCCCTGCCCGCGTCCTGGATGTTCAAGGACCTTCTGGGCGCCTCGGACGGCTATTGGGCCGCTTTTGCCTTCGACAGGAACGGCAAGGTGGTTGCCGGGTACAACGCCAAGGGGCAGAACCTGGCCGGGGCGGACCGCAGTTCACGCGAGTACGCCAAGGTCGTTCTTTCGGGCAAGGCAGACCACTATCTGTCCAACGACATCCTTATTTCCAAGAGCGGCGGCGGGATTCTCATCTTCGCCGCGGCCAGCGTGGTTCGTGACCACACGGGCGAGATCATCGGCGGGGTGGGATTGTTCCCGAAGTGGGAGAATTTCACCTCCAAGTTCATCGACCCCTTCCGCGTGGCGGGCAGCGGCTATGCCTACATGCTCGACCACAAGGGGCGGATAATCGCCCACGCGGCGAACAAGGATCTGTATCTCAACGATCTGTCCGATCAGGATTTCGCCAAGATCGCCCTGGCTTCGGAAAAGGGCGAGACCACCTACACGTGGGAGGGTCGCGCCAAGTACATGGTCTTCGACACCGCGCCCATGACCGGCTGGAAGGTGGTCATGAGCGCCTACGAGGACGATTTGGCCGCCGCTGCGCACAATCAGCGCGACAAGTTGGCCGCGGGCGGAGTGGTTCTGGGTATTCTGCTTGTGTCGGTGCTGATCTTCGCCGTGCGGAAAACCATCACCAACCCGGTGAAGAATATCCTGGACTTCGCATCCGAGGTGGCCGGGGGGAATCTCCAGGCCCGGCTTGAGGGGCGGTATAAGTTCGAATTCAAGTCCCTGGCCGCGCAGATCGACACCATGGTGCGCGAACTCAAGATCAAGCTCGGATTTTCCGAGGGCGTGCTTGGCGGTATCCCCCTGCCGTGCGCCCTCTTGGGGTCGGATCACAAGTTGCTGTGGGTCAACCGGCAGATGTGCGATTTGCTCCAACGGCCCGAACCTCCCGAAAGTTACGCGGGACGGAAGCCCGGTGACTTTTTCTACGGCGAGCCGGACAGGAAGACCTTGTCCGACCGGGCCGTGGAGCAGCAGCAGCGGCAGGACGAAGAGGTCCAGTACACCCGCGAGGACGGTTCGGCCATCAACGTTCAGGTTACCTCCACACCGTTCTACGACATGGACGGCCAGATGCTCGGCTCTCTGACCATCTGGTTCGACGTGACCGAGATTCGGGGCCAGCAGAAGGTCATCGAGGCGCAGAACGAGCGCATTTCCGTGGCCGCCGGTCAGGCGCGGGAGATATCCCTGGCCCTGTCCAGCGCGGCGGAGGAACTGTCCGCCCAGATGGAGGAAGGCAAGCGGGGCTCCGAGGAACAGCGCGCCCGGGCGGGCGAGACCGCTTCGGCCATGGAGCAGATGAACGCCTCGGTGTTGGATGTGGCCCGCAACGCGAGCCAGGCTTCGGAGGATGTCGATCAGGCCCGGAACCAGGCCCAGCGCGGCGAGGAGATGGTCAATCAGGTTATTGCGGCCGTGGGCGAGGTCCAGAAGCAGACCGAGGAGCTCAAGCGCTCCATGGAAGGGCTCGGCACCGAGGCCGAGGACATCGGCAATGTGCTCGGCGTGATTACGGACATTGCCGACCAGACCAATCTGCTGGCGCTCAATGCGGCCATTGAGGCGGCCCGGGCCGGGGACGCCGGGCGCGGCTTCGCCGTGGTGGCCGACGAGGTGCGCAAGCTGGCCGAGAAAACCATGGCCGCCACCGGCGAAGTGGGTGAGGCCATCCGGCGCATCCAGGATATGACCGGGCGGAACGTCGGAGCCACCGAGCAGGCGGCCCAGTCCGTGGAGCGCAGTACCGAGCTGGCCCGCGAGTCGGGCAAGGCCCTGCTTGAGATCGTCGGCCGGGTGGAAACCGCTTCGGACCAGGTGCGCATCATCGCCACGGCCGCCGAGGAACAGTCCGCCACCAGCGACGAGATCAACCGGGCCACGGACGAAATCAACAACATCTCCATGGAGACCTACCGGGTCATGCAGGAGGCCAGTACGGCCATTCAGGAGGTGGCTTCCATGGCTACCCGGCTGAGCGGAGTCATCGAGGATATGGCGGATGGGGAGTGA
- a CDS encoding NAD(+)/NADH kinase translates to MNRTVRKMLIVTKPGDRAAKAVRTAMTGFLVERGVSFEICEQRPDSCENAERIRGPFDLAVILGGDGTFIGAARRLLHLETPLMGVNLGRVGFLTQLERDHWRPWLARVLDEGFRAEHRLVLAYRVERGGEPIHAGLAVNDLVVSRGELARLIRLAVIYDGVAVSPLRADGLIVSTPAGSSAYGASAGGPLIHAGLAACCVTPVCPFLNSFKPLVLPAEGVLAVRVEEQAGEVNLTEDGQDGVRLEPGDEVIVEKSPTDLLVVDLGPGAYFEKLKKHGFLTER, encoded by the coding sequence ATGAACCGAACCGTAAGAAAAATGCTTATCGTGACCAAGCCCGGGGACCGGGCCGCCAAGGCCGTGCGCACGGCCATGACGGGGTTTTTGGTTGAGCGGGGCGTCTCTTTTGAAATCTGCGAACAACGCCCGGACTCCTGCGAGAACGCGGAGCGGATTCGCGGTCCCTTTGACCTGGCCGTAATCCTGGGCGGGGACGGCACCTTCATCGGCGCGGCCCGGCGGCTGTTGCATCTGGAAACCCCGCTCATGGGCGTCAATCTCGGACGGGTGGGCTTCCTGACCCAGCTCGAACGCGATCATTGGCGGCCTTGGCTGGCCCGGGTCCTGGACGAGGGGTTCCGGGCGGAACATCGATTGGTCCTGGCTTACCGGGTGGAGCGCGGCGGTGAGCCGATTCATGCGGGGTTGGCGGTCAACGATCTGGTCGTCAGCCGGGGCGAATTGGCCCGGCTCATCCGGCTGGCCGTGATCTACGACGGGGTGGCGGTCTCCCCCCTCCGTGCGGACGGCCTCATCGTGTCCACGCCCGCCGGGTCGTCGGCCTATGGGGCGTCGGCGGGCGGCCCGCTGATTCACGCCGGGCTCGCGGCCTGCTGCGTCACTCCGGTCTGTCCCTTCCTGAACAGCTTCAAGCCGCTGGTTCTTCCGGCGGAGGGCGTTCTGGCCGTGCGAGTGGAAGAGCAGGCGGGCGAAGTCAACCTGACCGAAGACGGCCAGGACGGCGTTCGGCTCGAACCGGGCGATGAAGTGATTGTGGAAAAATCGCCCACGGACCTGCTGGTGGTGGATCTGGGGCCGGGCGCGTATTTCGAGAAATTGAAGAAACATGGTTTTTTGACCGAGAGGTGA
- a CDS encoding tyrosine-type recombinase/integrase, whose product MARFTLDTERVKTKKRGIVYRAWLREGRTKLASKQGFATVREAKEWANEKETEILRMRELEALEAERATRITFLSASNDYLDWGKPRWGKGTYGGKVGIYARFLEFLAQHHPDGIDAELDDVPSPLIERYMYHASAQEGCSNKTGNRHCREIGAVWTHAITRGLMDGIRRTKQYIDNPTRDIKPFTVEEYSRPVPTYETVQLYRGEASPGDESDYIEIMCNTIQRGRSIRTLEWTNVKLTERKAGFKHGKRDGTITTVWIHLNDTVYEILKRRFRERETDSPFVFVNPLSGNRYQRNASLIKHLFTNIKKRLEKRLKIEIEHVTGHALRHWGSHMLDNAEVPEERIGKMLDHQRPSTTKIYLEKMRVDEGVANKLEEISKNGPRKPKYLKVVK is encoded by the coding sequence ATGGCGAGATTCACGCTAGACACGGAAAGGGTCAAGACCAAGAAACGGGGCATCGTGTACCGCGCATGGCTCCGAGAAGGCCGAACGAAACTTGCAAGCAAGCAAGGGTTTGCGACCGTAAGGGAAGCGAAGGAGTGGGCGAACGAGAAGGAGACGGAAATCCTCCGGATGCGGGAGCTGGAAGCACTGGAAGCGGAGAGGGCGACCCGCATAACCTTCTTAAGCGCATCAAACGATTACCTTGACTGGGGTAAGCCGAGGTGGGGGAAAGGGACGTATGGTGGGAAGGTCGGAATCTATGCTCGATTCCTTGAATTTCTCGCACAGCACCACCCTGACGGCATCGACGCGGAACTTGATGATGTCCCGTCACCGCTGATCGAGCGCTATATGTATCACGCCTCTGCGCAGGAGGGGTGTTCCAACAAAACCGGCAACCGGCATTGCCGGGAGATCGGTGCTGTGTGGACCCACGCCATCACCAGGGGGCTGATGGACGGGATCAGGCGGACAAAGCAATACATCGACAACCCGACCCGTGACATCAAGCCGTTCACCGTGGAAGAATACTCCCGGCCCGTGCCGACGTATGAAACGGTGCAGCTGTACCGTGGCGAGGCCAGTCCCGGTGACGAGTCGGACTACATCGAGATCATGTGCAACACGATCCAGCGCGGGAGGAGCATCAGGACGCTGGAATGGACGAACGTCAAGCTGACGGAACGAAAAGCCGGATTCAAACATGGGAAGCGGGACGGAACAATAACCACGGTCTGGATACACCTCAACGACACGGTATACGAGATCCTCAAGCGCCGGTTCCGGGAACGGGAAACCGACAGCCCGTTCGTATTCGTCAACCCCCTGTCCGGGAACCGGTATCAGCGCAACGCATCGCTCATCAAGCACCTGTTCACTAACATCAAGAAGCGGCTTGAAAAGCGCCTCAAGATCGAAATCGAACACGTGACCGGTCATGCCCTGCGGCATTGGGGGTCACACATGCTCGACAATGCCGAAGTCCCCGAGGAAAGAATCGGCAAAATGCTTGATCATCAGCGGCCGTCCACAACCAAGATCTACCTGGAGAAGATGCGGGTGGACGAGGGTGTTGCCAACAAGCTGGAGGAAATATCAAAAAACGGACCTCGGAAGCCGAAATACCTCAAAGTCGTCAAATAA
- a CDS encoding DUF4254 domain-containing protein, which yields MADITHDSIMNTIRDAVAHQIRSVMDWHYGEPVYEGDPAEDLVGLQGLRELVARQHWANFQLWHVEDRARRKDVDAQVIADCKYAIDKLNQKRNDLIERVDACLNAMMGPLLPAEAPERYNTETVGAALDRLSIQALKIYHMKEQCARKDVDDEHIQQCDDKVGVLKRQHNDLERAILELIDEYFAGTKKPKVYFQFKMYNDPKLNPELYGNKK from the coding sequence ATGGCTGACATCACACACGATTCCATCATGAACACCATCCGGGACGCCGTGGCCCACCAGATTCGATCCGTCATGGATTGGCATTACGGCGAACCCGTGTACGAGGGCGATCCCGCCGAGGACCTGGTCGGATTGCAGGGGCTGCGCGAGTTGGTGGCCCGACAGCATTGGGCCAATTTTCAACTCTGGCACGTCGAGGACCGCGCCCGGCGCAAGGATGTGGACGCCCAGGTCATCGCGGACTGCAAGTACGCTATCGACAAGCTCAACCAGAAGCGCAACGATCTTATCGAGCGGGTGGACGCGTGCCTCAACGCCATGATGGGGCCGCTTTTGCCCGCCGAGGCCCCGGAACGGTACAACACCGAGACCGTGGGCGCGGCCCTGGACCGGCTGTCCATCCAGGCGCTCAAGATATATCATATGAAAGAGCAGTGTGCGCGCAAGGATGTGGACGACGAACACATCCAGCAGTGCGACGACAAAGTCGGCGTGCTCAAGCGGCAGCACAATGATCTGGAACGGGCCATCCTGGAGTTGATCGACGAATATTTCGCCGGGACCAAAAAGCCCAAGGTCTATTTCCAGTTCAAGATGTACAACGACCCCAAGCTCAACCCGGAACTCTACGGAAACAAGAAATAG
- the gatB gene encoding Asp-tRNA(Asn)/Glu-tRNA(Gln) amidotransferase subunit GatB — protein sequence MARYETVIGLEVHAQLKTESKIFCSCSTKFGNEPNENVCAVCSGMPGVLPVLNEKVAEYATKAGLATNCEINLKSVFARKNYFYPDLPKGYQISQFEQPICEHGFVDIEVDGEKKRVGLTRIHMEEDAGKNIHSAADNASFVDLNRTGVPLIEIVSEPDMRSAEEAVAYLKELRSVLLYLGICDGNMEEGSFRCDANVSIRPYGQEAFGTRAELKNLNSFKHIQKAIEYEVERQIDLVEDGEQVIQETRLYNVEKGSTQSMRGKEEAHDYRYFPDPDLVPLVLDPAWVDKWRSELPELPSAKRERFMAEYDLADYDAALITGDLAVADYFEATVKAYAGDAKKVTNWVVGELLPFCHETESAACEVRLTPDKLATLLALVDDGTISVKIGKDIFRDLCASGDDPAEYVEAKGLVQVSDTSELEAMVDKVIADNPSEVEAFKGGKKKLMGFFMGQVMRLSKGQANPGVVTQLFTKKLS from the coding sequence ATGGCCCGCTACGAAACCGTCATCGGCCTGGAAGTCCATGCCCAGTTGAAGACCGAGAGCAAGATTTTCTGCTCCTGCTCCACCAAGTTCGGCAACGAACCCAATGAAAACGTCTGCGCGGTCTGCTCCGGCATGCCCGGCGTGCTGCCCGTGCTCAATGAGAAGGTCGCCGAATATGCGACCAAGGCGGGGCTGGCCACCAACTGCGAAATCAATCTGAAGTCCGTGTTCGCCCGCAAGAACTATTTTTATCCCGATCTGCCCAAGGGGTACCAGATTTCCCAGTTTGAGCAGCCCATCTGCGAGCATGGTTTCGTGGATATCGAGGTGGATGGCGAAAAGAAGCGCGTGGGCCTGACCCGGATCCACATGGAGGAGGACGCGGGCAAGAACATCCATTCCGCTGCGGACAACGCCAGTTTTGTGGACCTGAACCGGACCGGCGTGCCCCTCATTGAGATAGTTTCCGAACCGGACATGCGCTCGGCCGAGGAGGCCGTGGCCTACCTGAAGGAACTGCGCTCGGTCCTCCTGTACCTCGGCATCTGCGACGGCAACATGGAGGAGGGGTCTTTTCGTTGTGACGCCAACGTCTCCATCCGCCCCTATGGGCAGGAAGCTTTCGGCACCCGCGCTGAGTTGAAGAACCTCAATTCGTTCAAGCACATCCAAAAGGCCATTGAGTACGAGGTGGAACGCCAGATCGACTTGGTGGAGGACGGCGAACAGGTCATTCAGGAGACTCGGCTGTACAACGTGGAAAAGGGCTCGACCCAATCCATGCGCGGCAAGGAAGAGGCCCACGACTACCGCTATTTTCCGGACCCCGATCTGGTGCCTCTGGTCCTGGATCCGGCCTGGGTGGACAAGTGGCGTTCCGAACTCCCCGAGCTGCCCTCGGCCAAACGTGAACGGTTCATGGCCGAATATGACCTAGCTGATTACGATGCCGCGCTGATCACGGGCGATCTGGCCGTGGCCGACTATTTCGAGGCGACGGTCAAGGCCTATGCGGGCGACGCCAAGAAGGTGACCAACTGGGTGGTCGGCGAGTTGCTGCCGTTCTGCCACGAGACCGAGTCGGCGGCCTGCGAGGTCCGGCTGACCCCGGACAAGCTGGCCACGCTGCTTGCGCTGGTGGATGACGGGACCATCTCGGTCAAGATCGGCAAGGACATCTTCCGCGATCTGTGCGCGTCCGGCGACGACCCGGCCGAATACGTCGAGGCCAAGGGATTGGTCCAGGTGTCCGACACCTCCGAACTGGAAGCCATGGTGGACAAGGTCATCGCCGACAACCCGTCCGAGGTCGAGGCCTTCAAGGGCGGCAAGAAAAAACTCATGGGCTTCTTCATGGGCCAGGTCATGCGTCTGTCCAAGGGCCAGGCCAACCCCGGCGTGGTCACGCAGTTGTTTACGAAGAAACTTTCGTAA
- the mtnA gene encoding S-methyl-5-thioribose-1-phosphate isomerase encodes MTEHIQYSPEKDALILLDQRYLPNREDWFECRTTDDICFALVVMVVRGAPAIGVTAAYGCYLAGREVQGLDGDWKANLSARLDRIHDARPTAVNLRWAVREMRRVWEEAGDVSLDELLGLWLARAKEIHAGDIEMCELIGQFGGELIDDGDTVMTHCNAGALATAGYGTALGVVRGAIDQGKKVSVIANETRPFLQGARLTAYELHKDGIPVKVACDNACALLMKRGLVDKVVVGADRIAANGDAVNKIGTFGVAIIAKRFNIPFYVAAPVYTIDPETPTGDDVPIEERDPREVTHIGGHRIPPEGVEVFNLAFDPTPHELISGIVTEKGVLYPPYDLAIKKLFML; translated from the coding sequence ATGACCGAACACATTCAGTATTCTCCCGAGAAAGACGCCCTGATCCTGCTCGACCAGCGTTACCTGCCCAATCGAGAAGACTGGTTCGAGTGCCGGACCACCGACGACATCTGCTTTGCCCTGGTGGTCATGGTGGTGCGCGGCGCGCCCGCCATCGGCGTGACCGCCGCCTACGGCTGCTACCTCGCGGGCCGCGAGGTGCAAGGTCTGGACGGCGACTGGAAGGCGAATCTGTCGGCCAGGCTGGACCGGATTCACGACGCCCGGCCGACTGCGGTGAACCTGCGCTGGGCCGTGCGCGAGATGCGCCGTGTCTGGGAAGAGGCGGGCGACGTCTCTCTGGACGAACTGCTCGGTCTCTGGCTTGCGCGGGCCAAGGAAATCCATGCGGGCGATATCGAGATGTGCGAGTTGATCGGCCAGTTCGGCGGCGAACTCATCGACGACGGCGACACGGTCATGACCCATTGCAACGCGGGGGCCCTGGCCACGGCCGGATACGGCACGGCGCTCGGGGTGGTTCGGGGGGCCATCGACCAGGGCAAGAAGGTCTCGGTCATCGCCAACGAGACGCGGCCGTTTCTGCAAGGGGCGCGACTGACCGCCTATGAGCTGCACAAGGACGGCATCCCGGTCAAGGTGGCTTGCGACAACGCCTGTGCGCTGTTGATGAAGCGCGGCCTGGTGGACAAGGTGGTGGTCGGTGCGGATCGGATCGCGGCCAACGGCGACGCGGTGAACAAGATCGGCACTTTCGGGGTGGCCATCATCGCCAAGCGGTTCAACATCCCGTTCTACGTGGCCGCGCCGGTGTACACCATCGACCCGGAAACGCCCACGGGCGACGATGTCCCCATCGAGGAACGCGATCCGCGCGAGGTGACGCATATCGGCGGCCACCGCATCCCGCCTGAGGGCGTGGAGGTCTTTAATCTGGCCTTTGATCCCACGCCCCATGAACTGATTTCGGGCATCGTTACCGAAAAAGGCGTACTTTATCCACCCTACGACCTTGCCATCAAGAAGTTGTTCATGCTATAA
- a CDS encoding MltA domain-containing protein gives MLYYNDIREPLWRALRLLLAAACLLALLSCVRTGAVFSSGTDAASVGVADEGTEPGEADDRTAAEEACAVSSGEPSGETADQAEAACLYRSRAVGRLTLRPVREPSSIPTCDMFFPLSNVEGAQNMARLDIRSQGLDSWRALESPVQRSLEYALNMPADEPALARPGMSLTWGQVVRSLTEFLDLLPHLDADPDLLAERFVWYGMRQKPLMTGYYTPEIEASLTRRPGYEFPIYGVPGDLRYGPVRGSNRFYRVEKGRVLPYYERGAVDMGKVLAGRGLEIAWAKDPVDVFYMQVEGCGRLRLPDGTTRNVLYGAKNGHGFRSLGRILHAKGLLPRGHLSKEDVKEYFAKHPRRMFELMAENRSYVFFRLEDSPPEGTIGKPLTPMVSLATDRKLLPLGSLLAFEAEIPEARDGRPSGKRKVAGIGLAQDTGTAIRGSHVDYYIGEGNAVAPIASNIKTEATVYLLISKEALING, from the coding sequence ATGCTATATTATAATGACATACGGGAACCCCTGTGGCGGGCGCTCCGGCTCCTGCTGGCTGCGGCTTGTCTGCTCGCGCTTCTGTCCTGCGTGCGGACCGGAGCGGTCTTCTCGTCCGGCACGGACGCGGCGTCCGTCGGGGTGGCCGACGAGGGGACGGAACCCGGAGAGGCGGATGACCGGACCGCGGCGGAAGAGGCCTGTGCGGTGTCTTCCGGCGAGCCGTCCGGGGAGACCGCCGATCAGGCTGAAGCCGCCTGCCTGTACCGCTCCAGGGCCGTGGGGCGGCTGACGCTCCGGCCCGTGCGCGAGCCGTCCAGCATTCCGACCTGCGACATGTTTTTTCCCCTGTCCAACGTGGAGGGCGCGCAGAACATGGCCCGGTTGGACATCAGGAGCCAGGGGCTCGACTCCTGGCGGGCTTTGGAGAGCCCGGTTCAGCGCAGCCTGGAATACGCCTTGAACATGCCCGCCGACGAGCCCGCCCTGGCCCGTCCGGGCATGTCGCTGACCTGGGGGCAGGTGGTCCGTTCGCTTACGGAATTCCTTGATCTGTTGCCCCACCTGGATGCCGATCCAGACCTGCTGGCCGAGCGTTTCGTCTGGTACGGCATGCGCCAGAAGCCGCTTATGACCGGCTACTACACCCCGGAGATCGAGGCCAGCCTGACCCGGCGGCCCGGCTATGAATTTCCCATCTACGGCGTGCCTGGGGACCTGCGCTATGGCCCGGTGCGCGGGAGCAACCGATTCTACCGCGTGGAAAAGGGGCGGGTTCTGCCGTACTACGAGCGGGGCGCCGTGGACATGGGCAAAGTCCTGGCCGGGCGGGGGCTCGAAATCGCCTGGGCCAAGGATCCTGTGGATGTTTTCTACATGCAGGTGGAGGGGTGCGGACGGCTCCGGCTGCCCGACGGGACCACCCGCAACGTGCTTTACGGGGCCAAGAACGGGCACGGTTTCCGTTCCTTGGGACGCATTCTCCACGCCAAGGGACTCCTGCCCCGGGGGCATCTGTCCAAGGAGGATGTGAAGGAATATTTCGCCAAGCATCCCAGGCGGATGTTTGAGCTTATGGCCGAGAATCGAAGCTACGTGTTCTTCCGGCTGGAGGATTCGCCGCCCGAGGGAACCATCGGAAAGCCGTTGACGCCGATGGTTTCACTGGCTACAGACCGAAAGCTCCTGCCGCTCGGCAGCCTGCTGGCATTCGAGGCCGAGATTCCCGAGGCCCGCGACGGCCGCCCCTCGGGCAAGCGCAAGGTCGCGGGCATCGGTCTGGCCCAGGATACGGGCACGGCCATCCGCGGCTCCCATGTGGATTACTACATCGGCGAGGGCAACGCGGTGGCGCCCATCGCCAGCAACATCAAGACCGAGGCCACCGTCTACCTGCTCATAAGCAAAGAAGCACTCATCAATGGCTGA
- the der gene encoding ribosome biogenesis GTPase Der, with protein sequence MLPIVALVGRPNVGKSTLFNRLLRKSRSITHDMPGVTRDRIYGECIMGETRFDLIDTGGMVLESEATPELSKDFEDEIFEQAQEAINEANAIIFVVDGKEGLTPLDQQAAEFVRRSGKPVLMLVNKVDGSEFEAAMTAEFHELGVEFLPVSAAHGYNLYDVRDRVRRFVEDLGFPAEEDDGVEKGLRLTLLGRPNAGKSSIINALIGRDRLIVSDVAGTTRDSIDVTFEKQGKRYTFVDTAGVRKRANIQDHLEKISVIRALKNSRRSDVTILAIDITLGVGRQDKRLIEFLAKEKTPFIVVVNKADLIPRNETNKALDAFREELRVIPHVPVVMTSAVKGLGIGKLLPLAETLRRECAIRVGTGELNRIMQAVVEKLQPPVVKRKRPKFYYVTQADEPIPTFVFFCNDHTLVKGSYVRYLENQFRKMLGIKSAPVNVVFRSSHDKKEWEKTRGISALGKRGPGRERIGGAKTRRHELKYKALKSKRRREEKDADGQAGARKKGK encoded by the coding sequence ATGCTGCCGATCGTCGCCCTGGTGGGCCGCCCCAATGTGGGCAAATCCACCCTATTTAACCGCCTGCTCAGGAAGTCGCGGTCCATTACCCACGACATGCCGGGGGTGACGCGCGACCGCATCTACGGGGAGTGCATCATGGGCGAGACCCGTTTCGACCTTATCGATACCGGAGGCATGGTCCTGGAGTCCGAGGCCACGCCCGAGCTGTCCAAGGATTTCGAGGACGAGATTTTCGAGCAGGCGCAGGAGGCCATCAACGAGGCCAACGCCATCATTTTCGTGGTGGACGGCAAGGAGGGGCTGACGCCGCTGGATCAGCAGGCCGCCGAGTTCGTGCGCCGGTCCGGCAAGCCGGTGCTCATGCTCGTCAACAAAGTGGACGGCAGTGAGTTCGAAGCCGCGATGACCGCCGAGTTCCACGAACTGGGCGTCGAGTTTTTGCCTGTATCCGCGGCCCATGGCTATAATTTGTACGATGTTCGCGATCGGGTTCGCCGGTTCGTCGAGGATCTGGGCTTTCCGGCCGAGGAGGACGACGGCGTGGAGAAGGGGCTGCGGCTGACTTTGCTCGGCCGTCCCAACGCAGGCAAGTCCTCGATCATCAACGCCCTCATCGGCCGCGATCGGCTCATTGTTTCGGATGTGGCCGGGACCACCCGCGACTCCATTGACGTGACCTTCGAGAAGCAGGGCAAGCGCTACACTTTCGTGGACACGGCCGGCGTTCGCAAGCGCGCCAATATTCAGGATCACCTTGAGAAGATCAGCGTCATCCGGGCGCTCAAGAATTCCAGACGGTCCGATGTGACCATCCTGGCCATCGACATCACCCTCGGTGTGGGACGGCAGGACAAGCGGCTCATCGAATTTCTGGCCAAGGAGAAGACCCCGTTCATCGTGGTCGTCAACAAGGCGGACCTCATCCCCAGGAACGAGACCAACAAGGCGCTGGATGCCTTCCGCGAGGAGCTGCGCGTGATCCCGCATGTGCCCGTGGTCATGACCAGTGCGGTCAAGGGACTGGGCATCGGCAAGCTGTTGCCCCTGGCCGAGACCTTGCGCAGGGAGTGCGCCATTCGCGTGGGCACCGGCGAGCTCAACCGGATCATGCAGGCCGTGGTCGAGAAGTTGCAGCCTCCGGTGGTCAAGCGCAAGCGGCCCAAATTCTATTACGTCACCCAGGCGGACGAGCCCATCCCGACCTTCGTGTTCTTCTGCAACGACCACACCCTCGTCAAGGGCTCCTACGTGCGCTACCTGGAAAACCAGTTCCGCAAGATGCTCGGCATCAAGTCCGCGCCGGTGAACGTGGTTTTCCGCTCCAGCCATGACAAGAAGGAGTGGGAAAAGACGCGCGGCATCTCGGCGCTGGGCAAGCGCGGCCCGGGTCGGGAGCGCATCGGTGGGGCCAAGACGCGCCGCCATGAACTCAAGTACAAGGCGCTCAAGAGCAAGCGCCGCCGTGAGGAGAAGGATGCCGATGGACAGGCCGGGGCTCGGAAAAAGGGCAAATAG